CCTCATCTTTATCTGTATTTTAAAATATTTATCCTATTTCAAATTATCATACTCTAAGTTCGATAACAATGATGTGGACAGTTTATGACAATTATTTTAAAAAAACTAAAAGAATAGTTATCTTGCTAATAAACAAAAAAGTCCCTTTCCTATAAGGAAAGAGACTTTAATATGAATTAGTTATTTAAAGCAGCTTTTGCTTGTTCTGCAATTGCAGTAAATGCTTTAGCATCATGAACAGCTAAATCAGCTAGCATTTTGCGGTTCATTTCAATTTCAGCAAGTTTCAAACCGTGAATCAATGTGCTATAGCTCATTCCGTTTAGACGAGCAGCTGCATTAATACGAGTAATCCACAATTTGCGGAAATTACGTTTTGTCTGACGACGATCTCTGTATGCGTACATATAAGATTTCATTACTGCTTGTTTTGCTGTTTTAAATAATGTATGTTTTGAACCATAATACCCTTTAGCAAGTTTTAGTACTTTCTTGCGGCGTTGACGGGTAACTGTTCCACCTTTAACACGTGGCATGGTAATTCCTCCTTATGAGAACAATTTGTTCTCTCCTGTATAATTAGTTAGTTTTTATTATTTCATTTGTGACAATTGTTGGCTAATACGTTTCATATCAGATTCATGAACCATTGATGGTTGACGTAACTGACGTCTTTGTTTCTTTGTTTTTCCGTGGAATCTATGACTTGTAAACGCGCTGAAACGTTTTAGTCCGCCGTTACCAGTTCTTTTGAAACGTTTAGCAGAGCCACGGTGTGTTTTTTGTTTTGGCATTTCTCTTTCCTCCTAAAGTTTTCGTTATTTCTCTGTTTTTGGAGCGAGCATTAGGAACATACTTCTGCCGTCCATTTTTGGATATGTCTCGATTGTTGAAAGCTCCTTTAATTCGGATGCTAAACGATCAAGAACTTTACGTCCAATGTCTTTATGCGTAATTGCTCGTCCCTTAAAGCGGATAGAAGCTTTTACTTTGTCACCATTTTCCAGAAACTTCTGTGCATTACGCAGTTTAGTTTGGAAATCATGTTCATCAATGGTAGGACTCAGTCTTACTTCTTTAACGTTTACCACTTTTTGGTTTTTACGAGCTTCCCGTTCACGCTTTTGTTGGTCAAAACGGAATTTACCATAATCCATAATACGGGCAACTGGCGGATTTGCATTTGGTGATACTAATACTAAATCCAAGTTTGCCTCTTCTGCTAATCGAAGTGCGTCAGCTTTCGATTTAACTCCTATTTGTTCACCACTGCCACCAATCACGCGAATTTCGCGTGCTCGAATACCGTCATTCACCATCATATCTTTAGCTATGGTCATTCACCTCCATAAATTTTGAGAGAAAAGTGCAAAAAAATGGCGGATCCCATGACCCGCCATTACAAACACCACAATAGACTTCACTGTGGAAAACTTGTATCTATCTAGCCCAAGGACGCATTCGTCAACTTAGGCGAGAAGCGGGTGCTTCTGCTTTCATTTCTCAACTTTTATAGTATACAAGGTTCCTTGCTATTTGTCAAATCATTTTTATTTTTTTATTGCATTTCTAATGCAGTCAAAGCAATATCACCAACGGCTTTTGCTGCTACTAATAAAGCTTTTTCGTTTACATCAAATTTCGGATGATGATTGAGGTATACTTCTTTTGCTTCCGGTTTGCAGCCGACATTAATAAAGCAACCAGGGATTTTTAATAAGTATTGACTGAAATCTTCCCCACCGGTAGAAGGCGGTGAATCAATTGCTTGAGTCATATATTCTCCAACACCATGGTCTTCAAGACTTTTTATTGCTTTAGCAGTTTGTTCAGGATGATTATATACAGGCGGATAATCCCAAAGAAATTCCACTTCTGTTTTGACATCAAAACTCTCTTCCAAACCTTTTACTAATTTACGAAGTTCTATTTCAATTTTTTCACCCACTGAAACATCCATGTATCGGGCATCTCCACGTAAAATTAAGTTGTCTTTAATTACATTACTAGCACCTGCCCCTTCAAATGAACCAATGGTGACTACAGCCATATCATATGGGTTCACTCTTCGAGAAACGATGGTTTGAAGATTCATCACTAAGGAAGAAGCTGCTACAATCGCATCATTAGCAGTATGAGGCATAGAACCATGCCCACCTTTTCCTTTTATCTTAATAGATAGATCACTACAGCCAGCAAAAGCCCAGCCACTTGTATAGAATACTTCTCCCACATCATGTGTTGGAAAGAAATGAATTCCATAAATTTCATCGACATCATCTAATAGCCCAGAATCAACAATACTTTTTGCTCCCGCTGGTGCCATTTCTTCTGCATGTTGGTGAACAATTTTAATCGTTCCATTCCACTGATCTTTCAACTGGATCAAACAGTCCGCTAATACCATCATATAGGCAGTATGTCCATCATGACCACAAGCATGCATCACTCCAGGATTTTTTGAAGAAAAAGGTAAATCGGTTTCTTCTAGAATTGGTAAGGCATCAAAGTCTGCACGTAAAGCAATTGTTCTTCCAGGTTTTTTACCTTGTATGTCTACTACGATTCCATACCCATTTCCTACATTACGATGGACTACAACATCTTTTCCTTCATAATAGCTAGCAATCGTATTGGCTGTTTCTTTTTCTTGAAACGAAATTTCTGGATTTTCATGAAAATGGCGACGAAGAGAAATCATTTCTTCTTCTTTTTCAGAGAGTAAGTTCATTAATTGTTCACGTATCATTCAATCATCCCTTCCTTTTATATCATCAATTAACTGAAGTTTTTTATTTCTGCATCCACTTGCTCTAAAAACTCAACGAGTGGGAATGTATTGGTTTCTTTTGAACCATAGCGACGAACCGTTACCGTTCCTTCTTCCAGCTCTTTATCACCAATTACTAGTTGATATGGAATTTTTTCGGTTTGAGAAGCACGTATTTTATATCCCATTTTCTCATTGCGTTCATCCACGTTTACACGCATTCCTAATTGGTCCATTTGAGTTTTTATTTCATAGGCTTTATCTGTATGCATCTCCAAATTAACGGGAATAATCGTTGCTTGTACAGGAGCCAACCACGTTGGGAACGCACCTTTGTACTCTTCTATTAAGTAAGCAACGAATCGTTCTAGTGTAGAAATAATCCCGCGGTGAATTACAACTGGTCGATGTGTGTTTTCACCATCTTCTCCTACGTACGTTAGATCAAAACGTTCGGGTAGAAGGAAATCTAACTGAACAGTAGATAGTGTTTCTTCAATACCAATCGCAGTTTTCACTTGAACATCTAATTTAGGACCATAGAAAGCTGCTTCGCCAATGGCTTCAAAGTATTCCATTCCCATTTCATCCATTGTTTCCTTCAGCATCGCTTCCGCGTTGTTCCACATATCATTGTCATCAAAATATTTTTCAGTATTATTTGGATCACGATAGCTTAGACGGAAACGATAATCTGTAATATCGAAATCTTCATAAACCCCAAGCATCAATTCGATTACACGTTTAAACTCATCTTTGATTTGATCCGGACGTACAAATGCATGAGCATCATTCAAAGTCATTTCACGAACACGTTGCAGTCCAGATAGAGCACCACTCTTTTCATAACGGTGCATCATTCCTAATTCAGCGATTCGAATAGGTAATTCCCGATAACTGTGTATATCATTTTTGTAAACCATCATATGATGAGGGCAGTTCATTGGACGCAATACGAGTAATTCACCATCTCCCATATCCATCGGTGGAAACATATCTTCATGATAATGATCCCAATGTCCTGATTTCTTATAAAGCTCCACATCCGCCATAATAGGCGTATAGACATGCTGGTAACCTAAGCTAATCTCTTTATCAACAATATATCGTTCAATCGTACGACGAATGGTAGCTCCTTTAGGTAGCCAAATAGGTAACCCTTGTCCAACTGTCGAGTTCGTCATAAATAAGTCTAGTTCTTTTCCAAGTTTACGATGATCACGCTCTTTTGCTTCTTCTCGTATTTTTAAGAATTCAGCTAAATCTTTTTTGTTGAAGAAAGCTGTTCCATAGACACGTTGCATCATTTTATTATCTGAATTCCACGCCAGTATGCTCCTGCTAATGAAAGT
The Jeotgalibaca sp. MA1X17-3 genome window above contains:
- the rpmI gene encoding 50S ribosomal protein L35; the protein is MPKQKTHRGSAKRFKRTGNGGLKRFSAFTSHRFHGKTKKQRRQLRQPSMVHESDMKRISQQLSQMK
- the rplT gene encoding 50S ribosomal protein L20, which translates into the protein MPRVKGGTVTRQRRKKVLKLAKGYYGSKHTLFKTAKQAVMKSYMYAYRDRRQTKRNFRKLWITRINAAARLNGMSYSTLIHGLKLAEIEMNRKMLADLAVHDAKAFTAIAEQAKAALNN
- a CDS encoding amidohydrolase, with the protein product MIREQLMNLLSEKEEEMISLRRHFHENPEISFQEKETANTIASYYEGKDVVVHRNVGNGYGIVVDIQGKKPGRTIALRADFDALPILEETDLPFSSKNPGVMHACGHDGHTAYMMVLADCLIQLKDQWNGTIKIVHQHAEEMAPAGAKSIVDSGLLDDVDEIYGIHFFPTHDVGEVFYTSGWAFAGCSDLSIKIKGKGGHGSMPHTANDAIVAASSLVMNLQTIVSRRVNPYDMAVVTIGSFEGAGASNVIKDNLILRGDARYMDVSVGEKIEIELRKLVKGLEESFDVKTEVEFLWDYPPVYNHPEQTAKAIKSLEDHGVGEYMTQAIDSPPSTGGEDFSQYLLKIPGCFINVGCKPEAKEVYLNHHPKFDVNEKALLVAAKAVGDIALTALEMQ
- the infC gene encoding translation initiation factor IF-3, translated to MTIAKDMMVNDGIRAREIRVIGGSGEQIGVKSKADALRLAEEANLDLVLVSPNANPPVARIMDYGKFRFDQQKREREARKNQKVVNVKEVRLSPTIDEHDFQTKLRNAQKFLENGDKVKASIRFKGRAITHKDIGRKVLDRLASELKELSTIETYPKMDGRSMFLMLAPKTEK